One Algoriphagus sp. Y33 genomic window, CACGTTTTATCCACACTTATGAAGGGCCGGATGATATGCCGGCGCATATTAAAGCCAGTTTTTTTGATACCGGCCTCCAAATTCCCATTTCCGGTGGAAAACTTGCCATGGGAATTTGGCAGGGAATTTACCTGTGCGAATTCCGTAGAAACGGTGGGAGTAGAAGTTTGATGCTCACGGCTTTTGGGGAAACTAACTAGAACCTTATTCTTTTTTAGCTTCAATTTTCACATGCGCCCCTGTCATCAAGATTCTTCGAAATCCTTCTTTGGTATCTGAGCTTACTTCTTTGCCCAGAACTTTCATCTTTGAGAATTCCTCGGGAAGTTCAATAGAAATACCCGCTTTCTTTTGGCTTTGGTTAACTTCTACGACGATTTGATTATCATCGGAACTAATAGTAATGTTAAGCTTATTATCCTCGATCCATAGACTCTCGACAGTAACTTCTTTCCAATCTTTCGGGAAATTTGGACGAATATAAGTTACTCGATTTTCTGCGTCCCCATGAATTCCCATCAACAGCAAGCTCATAGGTTGAATCAGCTCCCAGGAAGGATTGATATGTCTTGGTTTGTCTTTATCCAATAAAAATAACTGCCTGTCGATTTGAGAAATAAATTCCCTACTAAGCTTACTGAGGACTAGAAGAAGCTCATCCGGATTACTTACTGCGCTTGTAGGTCCACCGGTGTTAGTAAATTGATATAAACCAACCGTATACTTTCCCCAGTCGTAGGCATCCTGAATTTCTTGATCAGGAATTGTGATCTTGGCAGTTTTAGTCAGAGAATCTATCCGTGCAAAATTTTCATCCCAATCTGAAAAAAGATCAGCTCGAAGATCAGCCAAGGTTTGAATAGCAGTGAATTCATTTTGATCTGACCCGGCGATGAAAATGGGAATTACCTGTTCGTCCCGTGGAGCCAATGTCAGGGAAACTTCAAATCCTGCACGGGCTCCCAATTCGGATACTTGGGTAATACAATCTGAATTAATAGGGTTCAAGTTCAGACCCACAGCACTTCCCCAGACTACATACCAATCATTTTCATTATCCTTGGCGGTGAAAATTCCAGTCATTTCATCGAAAATAATGCGGTCATCTGAATTGTTTCCGAAGGTGCTATCCATCAATATGCTGGGTTTGAGATCTGTATTGGCTTGAAATTGGAACTGGATGTTTTTTGGAGAATTGCCCACATTCTTAATGTAATAAAGCAACGTGGCTCCTAGTTTATCTTGGCTGAGAATTTGGAGTTGATGTATTTCCAAATTCTCTTCATCAAGTTGAAAATGTGTTTTCGCAGCAAAAGGATATTCAATGAAGCTATCCGGAGAATTTAGGCAGATTAATTCAGTTTCCCTTTTGACAGCAGCGGAGAAACCACTCAATAGTTGTATGGTTTTCAAAGAAATAGCGTGTTGCTTTCCGCTGATTAAGATTTTCTTATTTCCCAATGAGAATTCGGATGCGTCATTGACCTCGACAGAAGGCAATTTTTCCAAACTTTTCAAAAGAAGAGCTTCCTCGGATTGCGGTCTCTTACAGGCAAAATTCAGTAAAGAAAGAGTGAGAACAGCGAAAAGGTAGCGGAACATGACATACTGATTTTGCCTTAAAACTACATTGTTTTGCCAACTTCTCTCCATGTTACCAGTTTCACGTTGTTCTTTTCTATTAATTCTCTGGCTTTATCACTGGTGAAGAAATCATAGTCTGTCTGCCTCCAGGGAGCATGGAAGGAGTCGTGTCCTTTCGTCACAGCGTTCATTTCTTCGTCATCAAAGGCTAAGTGGATAAGAATCACATTCAGTCCCGGCTGGATATTGTTTAGCGCATCTGAGTAAAAAGTCTCCATTCCTGATGCATAATCTTTTGACTCAGCCATAATAACCTTGTCGACTAGAGGAAATTTATCCACTTCAATTTCTGAAAAAAGCACTGGATTGTTTTTAACTATTCCATCTATCATTTGTTGGTTGATCATGGCCGGGATTTTCAGTTCCTGAGCGATTTTGAGATATGAGGCCAGGTATTCGGGGCGACCGAAAAAGACGCAGCCCATATGTGAATCCAAGTGTGTGGGAGTGATTCCCATCTGGTTTGCCGTTTTGATCTGCGCAAGGATTTCTTTCTCTACCTCCTCGGGGCTGGCATTTGCGGTTACTTGGGCACAGTCAGGATACATATGTCCCTTTTCATTGGCCAAACCCGGGACTGCTGTTCTGCCAGCTTCAGGCCCCCAGTTGAAATTAAGCCATTCATTGGTAAGGGTGATGTGGATTCCTATATCCGCATCAGGTATTTCCTTAGCCATTTCGCCCACTTCTGCAGACCATCCCGTAGGTACCATCATACTGGTGGAATTCACCAGTCCCTTTTTCATCGCATCAAAAGTTGCTTTGGTCTGAGAATGCGATACTCCCACATCATCTCCGTGAATAATTAGAAGTTTGGTGTCGGCAGGATATCCAAGCTTTTCGGCTAGGTTTTGAGAAAAGGTAATTGTAGGCAAGAATGCCAAAAGGAATAGAAAGTAGCTCAGGTTCTTCATCTTGGGTTGTTGTTTACCCTAAGATACATTTCTGATTTTTCTAAAGTTGCAGAAATTCTAATTCCTATAGTTTTTAGCCTTAATTCGAAATACCCAGATATAGCTAAAAAACGTGGTGAATACTTGAAGAATGGCTAAATAAAGCCAAGTTGAAGGCTGCGCCAAAGGCTCAAAATTTATGGTATTATTGTAATACAGCTTGGAAATAGTTAATGCTGCTAACGTAGCAGGGAGGACAACGACCAACCAGAAATTTATAAACGATCGGTAAATAAATGGTGCTTTCTTTTGGATAGAAGGACGCTTGGATGTGTGTTTTTTCATTTTGGTTCTGAATATACCCCCTGAAATGGATCAGGGTTTTTCTCTAAATTTCTTCGACTTTGGTTTGTAATCTCTATAGTACATCCAAGTGCCGAATATCACTTGAAATAGTAAAAATTTCGCATAAGTAGAAGGCAACTTAAATAAATCGGAGTCAAGTGAGCCTTGGGAAATTAGATAAGTCACGATGGCAGTGATAATTCCGGCTGGAAGGATTAAGACCAGCCAAAAATTGAAGAATGAACGGTATAAAAATGGCATGCTGTTCTGTTTCATAAGCTGGCTGTTTTCTTTGGCTATGTCAGTTCCTTTTTTTCTAGTACTCAAATTTGAACAGGTTTAAATTTGCGGGAACCGTCTTTTTTCGTTTAGATTCTAATTTGTAAAGATAATCTCCTAATTCTGCAAAGAAAGGAAAGCCAATTTCTTCATATTCATACCGGTCATCATTGAGTGTTTCGTTCTCGTTTACATAAATCGCGGCTGAGACAAAAAACTCTACACCCTTTTCAAAATCGACATAATAACTTGCATCTATCAAATGCCCATAAGCTTGTCCGGTTTTATTGAAAAGGCGGAGGTTTCTAGGGATGTCTTTTTTATCGTTTCTATCCAGATAAAATTTAGAGAAGGTATCCCAGTATTCTTGCTTAGGATATGCAGGAAAATCACTCTCAGCAGGAAGCATACTCATGTATTTCAAAACAAATGCTCTTTGATCCTCCGTGATGCTAAAACGTTCGGATTCCACAAATGACGTGGGGAAAATTATTCTTTCCACTATACCATGGAGATCTGACAGTGCAAGCTTATTCTTAAAGGTGAAATCCATTCGATGCTGCACCAGTGAATCTTCCAGGTAAAAGGCCTTTCCGATTACTGGGTTGTCGACATTTGAATAGTCAGTTTCAGTAACCCGTTCCGGAATGGTCAGAATAGTATTGCCAACTGAATCCACAAAACGAACGGGGTTGGTGATTCTATTTTCTTCTGGACTGGCCGAAAAGCTGAGCCTGTGGTTGATAATGGTTTGTTCCAGTCCTTTTTCTTTCAGTTTTTGGTTGATGTAGTCCTGTCCCAGTAATTCGTATAAGCGGTTATAGGCGTCGTTGTTTGATACCAAAAGAATCTTTTTGATGTAATGTGCAATGCTGGGAAGAGAGTCTTTGGAAGAGAAGTCTACCAAAGCCGGAACTTGGGAAGGACGGACCGAATCAATCAGCATGCTTGTCTTGGCAGTCAGACTTTCGATGTTTTGCTCTTCTAGCCACTCTAGCGCTAGTATAGCAACAGGTAATTTGACGGTCGATGCGGGATAGAAATATCGCTTATCGTCTAGATTTACTGTATAATCAGTGAACAGGGCATTGCCATGTTCGTTTCGGTCGATTTGGGTATAGATTAGTTGAACTTGATATTTTTCTACATTTTCCAGAACTTTCTTGAGTGTGGGGTAATCAGCAAGACCATCTTCAAAGGGTGTTTTTTCCTTCGGAGCGCATGAGGTGATCAGAGCAACCAAGAGTAGTAATTGTGCAAAATGCTTTATCATCGCGACAGATCTTGTAGTAGTTGATTAAGATATTTCAAGTCTTCCGGTTCATGAAATGCTGAAATCACGATTCTGTTTATACTGGGACTTTCGGGTGTAGGGTATGGAAAGGAAGAGGTTATAATTCCTGCTTTTTCCAGTTCAGCCAACCAGGTAGGGTCTGTATATGCGAATGCAGGGAAATAGCTGCTACCTAGGATTTGAGAAATATTGGCTGTTTCCTGGGCAAAAATTCTGCAGGCATCCTGTAGCCAGTCTTTTTTCTTTAAGTAGAGTTCCTCAGTGTCCAGGAATGTTTTTAGATGAGCCGGTGAGCCGGGAGAAGCCCCACCAAACAGGGGTGTTGTTTTGATTTTATAGATTTGAGCTCCACCTCCCAAAACGATTCCCGCGGGCAAGCTCAGCCCTTTTCCCAGAGAACCTGATACCAGCAAAGTGAAAGAGGGATCTAGCCATTGGCGGTAGGTGCCATATATGCTATTTCCCAACGTTCCGAAAGCGTGACTATCATCTATCAGAAGGCTTACTTTATGCTTTTGGGCGATTTTTTTCACCCAATCGTATGAATGGATTTCGCAAAGAAATGGATCTACAGCATTGCCTATTAGAAGTATTTCTCTGGGGGGAAGGGCTTCAGATTGTTCTAAACACTGATTTTTCCATTGTATAAAATTAAATTGTATAGATTGGAAATAATTGTCAGGGACTACAGCACTATGTGCATCAGGAGCTATCCATATTTCATCAGCTTCCTTATGCATTGATTTCCACGCTGCTATGCCTGCCAGATATCCCGAACTGAAAACGGCAGCGGATTCGGCTCCTGCTTTGCTAGAGAAGTAATCCTCAAACTCATCAAAAATCTCCAAACGAATATTATTGATTCGACTTTGTCCATGATTAGCTCCGAGAAGAAAGAGATTGTCTGATAGGGCATTCAGAAAAGTCTTGTCCTGTGCAATTCCCAGATAGGAGGTTCCGCTGAAATAAAGACATTCTTTACCTTGAATTGTGATTGTACGATTGATTGCCGAATTGAGGTAATGGTTTTTCAAAACGATTAATTAATTGGCGAAAATCTGAGTTTCATCCTGAAAGGACTTGAATTCCAGTGCATTGCCACACGGGTCTAGAAAGAACATAGTAGCCTGCTCCCCAACTTCGCCCTGAAAGCGGATGTATGGCTCGATCACAAACTCAATTCCGTGATTTTTCAATTTCTCGGCAAGTTCGTGCCATTCTTCCCAAGGCAAAATTACGCCAAAATGACGAACAGGGACATATTTGCCATCCACAGTGTTGCTGTGCGCCAATGCCAATTCCTCCGGTTTGACATGTGCTGAAAGCTGATGTCCAAAGAAATTAAAATCGATCCATTTGTCAGTACTTCTTCCTATTTCACAACCAAGAAGTTCTCCATAGAATTTTCTGGTTTCCGCAATATCCCGGATAGGGAAGGCTAGGTGAAAGGGTTTAAATTGACGCATAAATGTGTACTTTCGTTGTAGGTTTTTCGGCTTCAATTTAGTTGTTTATTCCCTAATTAGTATGGAGAAAGGCAAATCAGTATCATTGGTTTTGAGCAGCGGCGGAGCCCGGGGATTAGCGCACGTAGGTGTGATCGAGGAGCTTGAGAAGCGCGGATATCATATTGCCGAAATTGCAGGTTGCTCAGCAGGAGCCCTTGTCGGAGGCATGTATGCAGCGGGCAAAATGGAGGAATTTAAGGATTGGATTTGCCATTTGGATAGGTTGGATGTCTTTTCTTTGATGGATTTCACATTTTCTACCCGAGGATTTATCAAGGGTGATAAGGTATATAATGCCTTGAAAAAAGTGATTAAAGATTGCCAGATCGAAGACTTGGGCATCCCTTTCTATTGCAATGCCGTTGACTATATAAGCGGAAAAGAAGTGGTTTTTAGGGAAGGGAGTTTGTATGCCGCCATCCGGGCTTCGGGAAGTATTCCTACAGTTTTTCAACCAGCGAGGTACCATCGTTATGAGTTGGTAGATGGAGGAGTTTTAAATCCGGTACCTCTTTCACTGTTGAAGCAAGCTGATGAAAATATAGTCGTTGTCGTTGGTCTAAATGCTGCTGATTCTGAATTGGTAGTTCCTCCGAAGAAAGATTCTACAGGTAGGAAATTCATTTCTATGCCTGCATGGATGGTCGAGTATAGAAATAAAATGCGGCAATACTTTCCTGAGCAAGATAAAATAGAAAGGCCTACTTCGCTCAGTTCGATTGGACTTATGACTCGCTCGTTTGATCTGCTTCAAGACCGGTTTTCTGCCTTATTGATTGAAAAGTATCAGGTGGATGTTACTGTGCAAGTTGCCAGAAATCAAGCCGGAACGTTGGAATTTTACCGTGCGGAGGAGCTGATAGAAATCGGCCGTGAAAAAGCGATTCAAGCCTTAGACAACTGGGAAAATGGGAATCTCCGAACTGAATAAATTACTTGGAAATATAGATATCTATCTACTGGATCAGATTCTTAAAGGCAGGTTTTCGAAAGATATGAGGATTCTTGATGCCGGCTGTGGAGAAGGTAGAAATGCTGTGTATTTCATCAATGGAGGATATCAGATATTTGGAATTGATCGAGACGAAACGGCTATTCAGTACTGTAGGTATATGGCAAGCAGTCTGGACAAGAGTTACGACGTTTATCGCTTCCAAGTGGGTGGATTGGAAGAGATTCCTTTTCATCAAAAGGCGTTTGATGCAGTAATCTGTTCCGCAGTTCTTCATTTTGCTCAGGATGAATCCGCTTTCTGGCAGATGATCAGTGAAATGTTGCGCGTGCTAAAGCCCGGCGGTATTTTATGGTTTAGGATGACGACAGCTTTTGGCGGTATGTTGGAACAAAGCCAATCGGTGGGGGAAGGTAAATACTTGCTTCCTGATGGTTCCGTGAGATTTTTGTTGACTCAGAATCAGTTGGATAAATTGGAAGAAATGGGCATGAGACTTTTGGAACATCCAAAATCTGTTTTGGTACATGGTCAGCGCGCCATGGGAGTTTTTGTGATGGAAAAGAGAGGTTGAACTCTCGCCTCGGTTCGTGCGACACGAACCGAAATAAATTTGAATGTTTGTGAGACAAAAACATCGGCTATATGATGTTTATAGAAATTGGAAATATAAATTTTTAATGGATTTACAATACGGACTTGAGCTGATTGGAACTTTTGTATTTGCGATCTCCGGCGCTTTGGCAATCAGAGAGCGTGAGCACGATATGTTTGGGGCGGGATTCACAGGCTTTATTACCGCTATAGGCGGTGGGACGCTCAGGGATATTTTGCTTGATAGTTATCCGCTTGTTTGGATTGGCGATGTGAATTTTCTCTATTCAATATTGGTAGGAATCTTGGCAGCATTTATTTTTCCGAATTTCCTGAGTAAGCTCCGTAAGACCTTCTTTCTTTTTGATACACTTGGGATAGCTTTTTTTACTGTCTTGGGAGTAGAAAAGGCTTTGAGTCTGGGTGTAAGACCTGAGATTGCTGCGATTATGGGTATGTTTTCTGCAGTGATGGGCGGCGTAATACGCGACACCTTGACCAACGAAATACCCATTTTGTTCAGAAAGGAAATTTATGCTTCGGCATGCCTTGCAGGCGCAATATTCTACCTAATTTTAAATTCTTTCGGAGTTTCAAGAGATGTCAACTTGCTGGTTTCCATTGCCGTGATTATTGCGATCAGATTGCTTTCTATGAAATACAAGCTGAGCTTGCCAAGGCTTGATTAGCAAAAGTTTCACTTTTAAGTACGGCCAATTTGTTTCACCGAAATCTTGGAATGATTGGAGGAGTGGCAGACTTGTACTTATGGTAGGTTTCACCAAATTGTGCTACAAGATTTTTTTCCTCAAAATATATCCCTACAGGTAAATAGAGCAATAAACATCCTAGATGAATGGCCGAACTTAATGTGCCGGCAAACAAAAAATAGCCCAGAAAAATCAATATGAGCCCGGCATACAGTGGATGGCGGATTTTGGAATAAAGACTGGTGGTGATCAATGCTTCCTCATGTACTTCCAATGGAGCAAGACCCAGAAATCGCTTCAATGAGTAATTTTTGCTTGATTTTGTAACGATGATAGTACCAAACCCTGCCAACATGTAGCCCAGATAATCGGTAAAGACACTTTTAGATAGTAGAATGGTTTTGGGAATTACCAGCGCTTGGATTGTGATACCTAAGATTAAGAAAATAGATATCAAGGTGTAAACCAGGCGATACCATTTATAGGCATTTTCCAATTTTCCCTGCAGAATTCTTTTTAACTTGGTTGCAGCCAGAAAAGAATGAAGTGAATAGAATACGGCCCAACTCAGCCCTAGCAGCACATAATTCATTTGGGTATAGTAATTTCCAGAGTAACTAAAATTTTTATGAAAATCGGAATAATCCGCGAAGGAAAAAACCCTCCTGACAAACGAGTTCCTTTTACTCCTGATCAGCTGAAAGTTATTCAGCAGGATTATACTGGCAAGCTTAAGTTTTTTGTGCAATCCAGCCCCTTACGTGCATTTACCGATCAGGAATTTCTCGACGTGGGAATTGATGTGGTGGAAGATATTTCCGACTGTGACGTGCTATTTGGAGTGAAAGAGGTACCCATTAACCAGTTGATAGAGGGTAAGACATACTTATTCTTTTCCCATACTATCAAAAAACAGCCCTCTAACAGAAAGCTTCTTAGGACAATCTTGGAAAAGAGAATTAGACTTATTGATTATGAGGCACTAAAGGATGAGGAAGGAAGGAGAGTTGTTGCCTTTGGAAGATGGGCAGGAATCGTCGGTGCTTATAATGCTTTTTGGACCTATGGAAAGAAGACAGCTCTTTTTGATCTCAGGCGTGCGAATGAATGCAAAAACCTTCATGAGCTTCATAGAGAACTTGACAAGGTGCAGTTGCCGCCTATTAAAATAATCCTGACAGGGACAGGACGTGTGGGCAATGGGGCGATGGAGATATTGCATTCCCTGAAGATTCGGGAAGTGTCGGCACATGACTTCTTACATCTGTATTTTGATGAGCCGGTATACGTGAAATTGAGTTCTTCAGATTACAATAGGAGGAAATCTGACGGAGGGTTTGATAAGCAGGAATTCTATACTTTTCCGGAGCGGTATGAAAGTCATTTTCTGAAGTATGCAGAAGCGGGAGAAATGCTGATTTCCGGAGCTTTTTGGAATCCTGATGCTCCTCGTTTATTTGCGTTGAATGATATTGCAGGGGAGGATTTTCAGCTTTCGGTGATCGCTGATGTCAGCTGTGATGTGGGAGGGGCTATTCCCACTACAATTTCTTCCACTACGATTACCGACCCTGTGTATGATGTGGATCGTAAATCAGGCGAAAAAATCCACGCCTTTGGCAGCCAGACGAGTATCTCAGTGATGGCAATTGATAATTTGCCCTGTGAGCTACCAAGGGAGGCAAGCCGGGAGTTTGGAGTTCAGCTGATGAAATGGGTAATTCCAGCACTTATGGAAGAGAATTCAGGCATTTTGGAGGGAGCTACTATAGCTCGCGATGGAGATTTGACTATAGAGTTTATGTACCTGACAGAATTTGTAAATCAACATGAATAATCTGAATCGATTTTTAGAATCCACCCTTTTGAAGCCCACCATGAGCGCCACTGATTTGGATTTTCTGGTACGAGATGCTATCGAAGAGCAATTCGTAGGAGTATGTGTGCCGCCGTTTTGGTTGAAAAAGGTGAGAAGAGACTTAGGTGAAGAGAATATTCAATTGGTAACGGTAATCGGATTTCCCTTTGGCTATTCTGACACGGCTACCAAGGTTTTTGAAACCAGGGAAGCTATACGGCAAGGTGCCGATGAATTGGATTTGGTTTGGTCTCAGACGGCTTATCATTCGGGGATGAACTGGCCAAAGATCGAAATTGCCCAAATTGCAAAGATTTGTCATGAAGAAGAGAGAATCCTGAAAGTTATAATTGAAACCGGCAATCTGAATGAAAAGCAGATCGTAGAGGCATGCATGATCTGTCAGGATGCAGGAGTAGATTTTGTAAAAACATCCACAGGGTATGCTTCTGCCGGAGCCAAAGTAGGTGATGTTTTACTGATGCGGGAGACGTTGTCCTCTTCAGTGGGTATCAAGGCAAGTGGGGGGATAAAAACACTTGACTTTGCGCAGGATCTGATTAAAGCGGGTGCGGATAGAATAGGAACCAGTTCGGCAAAAGCATTAATGGATTCCTGGAGAAATTCTCAATCATTGCTGAAGTAGATCAGCAGAAAAGGAATGATGAAGAAAGTCAGTAGAATATAGGCAAAGCCCAAAAATCTGCTTTTTACTGATTTTTTGCCCATAAACATAGCCAAGAACACCGGAATATTTCTCAACCTTGGAAATGGCAGGAAAATAAGTGCACCAATAAAATTGAACAGAAAGTGGACAATGGCCAGTGCAATGGCCGCTTCGGATTTGTAAATAGCTGCAATCGCTGCTGTAATTGTGGTTCCTATATTGGCTCCGATAATAAAGGGAAACGCCTTTCTTACTGACACTTTTTTATTGGCGACCAGCGGAACCACCAACGAAGTAGTGACAGTACTGGATTGGACAGCAGCTGTGAAGAAAGTCCCATATAAGAAAGCCATATAGGGATTTTTGAAAATCAGCTTGTTGATGTCTTGGAAGCTATTGAGCACAAATGCTTTATAAACCGAGGTGGACAAGATCTTAATGGCTGCAAAAACCAAGAAAATCGAAAGAATCGTCGTTAGAAATGGGATGTCTATAGCAGCAGTGATCCATTCTGAAATGGGCCTAGTGAAGACCTTATTGTACACTATAGGGCCGGAATAGGGTTCATTCGGTAAAAAAAAATGTGCTATCCTGATAGATATTTTGGATAAAAAGCCGAAGTAAACTTCCAACGGCAACAAAATAATAACAGTGAAGATGTTGAAAATATCATGAAGCATGCCTGCGGATAGTGCTCGCTTGAATTGTTTTCTATTCATAATATAAGAGAGCGATACCAGCGTAGAAGTCAGGGTAGTGCCGATGTTGGCACCCATCACCATAGGTGTTGCCTGTTCCAGAGTAAGATGGCCGGATGCCACTACGGCGACTATGCTAGCTGTCACGGTGGAGCTACTTTGAATCAGCGCCGTCATCAGTAGTCCGATAAACAGGCTGACGAATGGGTTTCTGGTGGCCTGAAGTATGTTCTCAGCTACCACATTGTTCAGGTTGCTCATCGCTACAGTGAGCAGATCTATTGCAAAGATGAATAGCACGAGTGCCAAAAGCATCATCAGATAGCTTTTGGTCTTATTTACTGTGTCTTTTTCATTCTCCAAGCGCTCCATCTAGCAGATTCAGAAGTTATCCCGTTTAAGAATATTTTAGCTAAGGTTATGGGTCTAAATTGTGGGTAGAGGGGACTATCCGAGATTCCAAATTTTTAATAAAATATTGGGCAAAAGTTGAAATTTTTTTGCGAAAAACAAGGTGAAACTGTCTTTTAGAAGAGGAATTGTAGTTACTTAACAATTTGATAACATGAATAGCAATTTATCTTCTTTAATTTTGCGCGACTGACCAAAAGCCAAATCATGGCCAAGAAAAAAATAGACCAAAACATTAATCAGGATAAGCTGTCAAAAGGAGCTTATTCACTGTTTGATTTCACCAAAAAAGAGAAATCTTTTTTGATTGTGATCTGTGTCCTGATTTCTATTGCAGGATTATTAACGCCTTACACGTATGCCGCCATGTGGTTTGGGTTTGCACTGGCTGCCTATTCTGCCATTGCAAATGACAGTATCCAGACAATCGGGACATTTATTGCCTCTAATCACAACAAGAAATGGTATTGGTTATGGCTATTTATGGGGCTGATATTTGTTGGGACAGTTACTTACAGCTGGATTACCTATAACGGCGACGTTAGTTATCAACGTCTGAGCGTACCGGGCCTGGACACAGCACCTACGAGTTTTGTCTTCCTTCAGCTTGCAGCTCCAATTGTGTTGCTCATTATGACTAGGCTGAGGATGCCTGTTTCTACCACATTTCTCTTACTTAATGTTTTCACCTATAAGGCAGGCACTATTGTGAGTGTAATGTTTAAAAGTTTTGTGGGTTACATTTTGGCTTTTTCTATTGCAATAGCTGTTTGGTTTGTGCTTGAGCGATTTGTCAAAAACTATCTAAAAGGAAAACCGGCTCCCTATTGGATATACTTACAATGGATTACATCAGGAACCCTCTGGGCAGTATGGATCATGCAGGATGCAGCCAATATTGCAGTATTCCTTCCCAGACAGCTGAGTGTGATGGAATTCTCTGTTTATACAGGTTTTGTATTCATAGGATTAGGATTCCTTTTT contains:
- a CDS encoding trimeric intracellular cation channel family protein, whose amino-acid sequence is MDLQYGLELIGTFVFAISGALAIREREHDMFGAGFTGFITAIGGGTLRDILLDSYPLVWIGDVNFLYSILVGILAAFIFPNFLSKLRKTFFLFDTLGIAFFTVLGVEKALSLGVRPEIAAIMGMFSAVMGGVIRDTLTNEIPILFRKEIYASACLAGAIFYLILNSFGVSRDVNLLVSIAVIIAIRLLSMKYKLSLPRLD
- a CDS encoding patatin-like phospholipase family protein, with product MEKGKSVSLVLSSGGARGLAHVGVIEELEKRGYHIAEIAGCSAGALVGGMYAAGKMEEFKDWICHLDRLDVFSLMDFTFSTRGFIKGDKVYNALKKVIKDCQIEDLGIPFYCNAVDYISGKEVVFREGSLYAAIRASGSIPTVFQPARYHRYELVDGGVLNPVPLSLLKQADENIVVVVGLNAADSELVVPPKKDSTGRKFISMPAWMVEYRNKMRQYFPEQDKIERPTSLSSIGLMTRSFDLLQDRFSALLIEKYQVDVTVQVARNQAGTLEFYRAEELIEIGREKAIQALDNWENGNLRTE
- a CDS encoding VOC family protein — its product is MRQFKPFHLAFPIRDIAETRKFYGELLGCEIGRSTDKWIDFNFFGHQLSAHVKPEELALAHSNTVDGKYVPVRHFGVILPWEEWHELAEKLKNHGIEFVIEPYIRFQGEVGEQATMFFLDPCGNALEFKSFQDETQIFAN
- a CDS encoding serine hydrolase, with translation MIKHFAQLLLLVALITSCAPKEKTPFEDGLADYPTLKKVLENVEKYQVQLIYTQIDRNEHGNALFTDYTVNLDDKRYFYPASTVKLPVAILALEWLEEQNIESLTAKTSMLIDSVRPSQVPALVDFSSKDSLPSIAHYIKKILLVSNNDAYNRLYELLGQDYINQKLKEKGLEQTIINHRLSFSASPEENRITNPVRFVDSVGNTILTIPERVTETDYSNVDNPVIGKAFYLEDSLVQHRMDFTFKNKLALSDLHGIVERIIFPTSFVESERFSITEDQRAFVLKYMSMLPAESDFPAYPKQEYWDTFSKFYLDRNDKKDIPRNLRLFNKTGQAYGHLIDASYYVDFEKGVEFFVSAAIYVNENETLNDDRYEYEEIGFPFFAELGDYLYKLESKRKKTVPANLNLFKFEY
- a CDS encoding aminotransferase class I/II-fold pyridoxal phosphate-dependent enzyme — translated: MKNHYLNSAINRTITIQGKECLYFSGTSYLGIAQDKTFLNALSDNLFLLGANHGQSRINNIRLEIFDEFEDYFSSKAGAESAAVFSSGYLAGIAAWKSMHKEADEIWIAPDAHSAVVPDNYFQSIQFNFIQWKNQCLEQSEALPPREILLIGNAVDPFLCEIHSYDWVKKIAQKHKVSLLIDDSHAFGTLGNSIYGTYRQWLDPSFTLLVSGSLGKGLSLPAGIVLGGGAQIYKIKTTPLFGGASPGSPAHLKTFLDTEELYLKKKDWLQDACRIFAQETANISQILGSSYFPAFAYTDPTWLAELEKAGIITSSFPYPTPESPSINRIVISAFHEPEDLKYLNQLLQDLSR
- a CDS encoding polysaccharide deacetylase family protein, with translation MKNLSYFLFLLAFLPTITFSQNLAEKLGYPADTKLLIIHGDDVGVSHSQTKATFDAMKKGLVNSTSMMVPTGWSAEVGEMAKEIPDADIGIHITLTNEWLNFNWGPEAGRTAVPGLANEKGHMYPDCAQVTANASPEEVEKEILAQIKTANQMGITPTHLDSHMGCVFFGRPEYLASYLKIAQELKIPAMINQQMIDGIVKNNPVLFSEIEVDKFPLVDKVIMAESKDYASGMETFYSDALNNIQPGLNVILIHLAFDDEEMNAVTKGHDSFHAPWRQTDYDFFTSDKARELIEKNNVKLVTWREVGKTM
- a CDS encoding bifunctional 2-polyprenyl-6-hydroxyphenol methylase/3-demethylubiquinol 3-O-methyltransferase UbiG; the protein is MGISELNKLLGNIDIYLLDQILKGRFSKDMRILDAGCGEGRNAVYFINGGYQIFGIDRDETAIQYCRYMASSLDKSYDVYRFQVGGLEEIPFHQKAFDAVICSAVLHFAQDESAFWQMISEMLRVLKPGGILWFRMTTAFGGMLEQSQSVGEGKYLLPDGSVRFLLTQNQLDKLEEMGMRLLEHPKSVLVHGQRAMGVFVMEKRG
- a CDS encoding NAD(P)-dependent oxidoreductase, with the protein product MKIGIIREGKNPPDKRVPFTPDQLKVIQQDYTGKLKFFVQSSPLRAFTDQEFLDVGIDVVEDISDCDVLFGVKEVPINQLIEGKTYLFFSHTIKKQPSNRKLLRTILEKRIRLIDYEALKDEEGRRVVAFGRWAGIVGAYNAFWTYGKKTALFDLRRANECKNLHELHRELDKVQLPPIKIILTGTGRVGNGAMEILHSLKIREVSAHDFLHLYFDEPVYVKLSSSDYNRRKSDGGFDKQEFYTFPERYESHFLKYAEAGEMLISGAFWNPDAPRLFALNDIAGEDFQLSVIADVSCDVGGAIPTTISSTTITDPVYDVDRKSGEKIHAFGSQTSISVMAIDNLPCELPREASREFGVQLMKWVIPALMEENSGILEGATIARDGDLTIEFMYLTEFVNQHE
- a CDS encoding isoprenylcysteine carboxylmethyltransferase family protein, translated to MNYVLLGLSWAVFYSLHSFLAATKLKRILQGKLENAYKWYRLVYTLISIFLILGITIQALVIPKTILLSKSVFTDYLGYMLAGFGTIIVTKSSKNYSLKRFLGLAPLEVHEEALITTSLYSKIRHPLYAGLILIFLGYFLFAGTLSSAIHLGCLLLYLPVGIYFEEKNLVAQFGETYHKYKSATPPIIPRFR